In Megasphaera vaginalis (ex Bordigoni et al. 2020), a single genomic region encodes these proteins:
- a CDS encoding FAD-binding oxidoreductase, with the protein MNYTKVTENIAAQLRTIVGEKNVWTDVEAMQPYGHDEVTDPAYHHLPEAVVFPQTTEEVAAVVILANEHHFPIVPRGAGTGLACGAVPSCGGIVLSLEKMNAIEEINEDALYAVVQPGVRTADLQRAAEEKGLFYAGDPCSGDSCQIGGNIATNAGGNRAVKYGTTRHQVYAVEVVTPLGKIVELGARLKKQSTGYCLDQLIIGSEGTLGIITKATLKLLPKPKYTLDILAVFDSVDAAIGIVSKIDKAGITPTCVEFMDNITIKSVERFLGEPLQGSAQGNYLIIEVEGKDEDDLDDKALFLDALCSENGASAVLVADSARIWKARKAFAEAVRAESRNVCKEDVVVPVDQEPALLATILKLARKYGLITRIASHVGDGNIHLNILKNEELSYDQWNEQVEKNQQELYTAIYRLGGRLSGEHGIGFKRKHLMKAFTNPDELDMMKAVKRALDPNYILNPGKIFDLDI; encoded by the coding sequence ATGAACTATACTAAGGTAACTGAAAATATTGCGGCGCAGCTCCGGACTATTGTCGGAGAGAAGAATGTCTGGACCGACGTTGAGGCGATGCAGCCTTACGGGCACGATGAGGTTACGGATCCGGCGTACCATCATTTGCCGGAGGCGGTGGTGTTTCCGCAGACGACGGAAGAAGTGGCGGCAGTTGTCATCTTAGCCAATGAGCATCATTTCCCTATCGTGCCGCGCGGCGCAGGTACGGGGCTGGCGTGCGGCGCCGTTCCCAGTTGCGGCGGCATCGTTTTGTCCCTGGAGAAGATGAATGCCATTGAAGAGATCAATGAGGACGCGTTGTATGCCGTTGTTCAGCCCGGCGTGCGTACAGCCGATTTGCAGCGCGCTGCTGAGGAAAAAGGACTCTTTTATGCCGGCGATCCCTGTAGTGGCGACTCTTGCCAGATCGGCGGCAATATTGCAACGAACGCCGGCGGCAATCGGGCTGTAAAATACGGCACGACGCGTCATCAGGTATATGCCGTTGAAGTCGTGACCCCCTTGGGGAAGATCGTGGAGCTCGGCGCCCGTTTGAAGAAGCAGTCGACCGGTTACTGCCTCGATCAGCTGATCATCGGTTCGGAAGGGACTCTGGGAATTATCACGAAGGCTACGCTCAAGCTGTTGCCGAAGCCGAAATATACGCTCGATATCTTGGCGGTTTTCGACAGCGTCGATGCTGCTATCGGCATTGTCAGCAAAATTGATAAAGCAGGGATAACGCCGACATGTGTGGAATTTATGGACAATATTACAATCAAGTCGGTGGAGCGCTTTCTCGGGGAACCGCTGCAGGGGAGTGCGCAGGGAAATTATCTGATCATTGAAGTGGAAGGGAAAGATGAAGACGACTTGGATGACAAGGCTCTTTTCCTTGATGCGCTCTGCAGTGAAAACGGGGCTTCGGCTGTTCTCGTTGCCGATTCGGCCCGTATCTGGAAGGCGCGCAAAGCCTTTGCCGAAGCCGTCCGCGCCGAAAGCCGGAACGTTTGCAAAGAAGATGTTGTGGTGCCTGTCGATCAGGAACCGGCGCTGCTGGCAACGATCTTGAAGCTGGCGCGGAAATACGGTCTGATAACGCGGATCGCCAGTCATGTCGGTGACGGCAATATTCATTTAAATATCCTGAAAAATGAAGAATTAAGCTACGACCAATGGAACGAACAGGTTGAAAAGAATCAGCAAGAACTGTATACCGCCATATATCGTCTTGGCGGTCGACTTTCCGGCGAACACGGCATCGGCTTTAAACGCAAACACTTGATGAAAGCATTTACAAACCCCGATGAACTGGATATGATGAAAGCGGTTAAGCGCGCATTGGATCCCAATTATATTCTGAATCCGGGGAAGATATTTGATTTGGATATATAG
- a CDS encoding MarR family winged helix-turn-helix transcriptional regulator: protein MDYNQCINFLLTVAQHEVFLTFSENLSHFGITPGQYGVLACLWRDGSLTPKEIAQNLRVENSTISGVLDRMQKRGLIDRVLDPNNRRSIRVEVTPEGLKIKDAVLQCIEELNDDVLKDFSVEDREKLVELLSRVGNAAVSFKAE from the coding sequence GTGGACTATAATCAATGTATAAACTTTCTGCTGACAGTGGCGCAGCATGAAGTTTTCTTAACCTTCTCGGAAAATTTGTCGCATTTCGGTATCACGCCGGGACAATACGGCGTGTTGGCCTGTCTTTGGCGTGATGGTTCGTTAACTCCTAAAGAAATCGCGCAGAACCTGCGTGTGGAAAACTCAACCATATCCGGCGTTCTGGACAGAATGCAGAAGCGGGGGCTGATCGATCGGGTGTTGGATCCGAATAACAGAAGGAGTATTCGCGTTGAAGTGACGCCGGAAGGATTAAAGATCAAGGATGCAGTATTGCAGTGTATTGAAGAATTGAATGATGACGTATTAAAAGATTTTTCTGTTGAAGATCGTGAGAAATTGGTTGAGTTGCTTAGTCGTGTCGGCAATGCGGCCGTTTCTTTTAAGGCGGAATAA
- a CDS encoding serine dehydratase subunit alpha family protein, with the protein MMTNERWQKMIAVIKSDVVPATGCTEPISLAFAAATAARYLGEDVISVKARVSANLMKNGMGVMVPGTGRPGLVIAAAVGALGGDADAGLQVLRQLSASVVEQGMMMVDNGAVTVGVNKETDHVLYAEACVYGEKHYVKAVIVDDHTNILSIEKDGEVIFSAAAQDNGEGDDKKAFLHTLSVKEILAFAEQAPLEEIRFIKEAEDLNDALSKEGLTGKYGLKIGRTLQDAQESGMTGKDLQNEILIRTVAASDARMGGAAYPAMTNSGSGNQGIAVTEPVTVVADYLHADEETRLRALILASMTAIYIHGYLPKLSAFCATVTAAMGAAAGMAWLLDREHGLERIGQVICSMTGDVAGMICDGAANSCSMKVSTAVSAAYKATVLALNGTRVSGDDGLVANDVEESIRNIGLLASKGMQQTDDEVLDIMLHKNQGDRRQ; encoded by the coding sequence ATGATGACGAATGAACGGTGGCAGAAGATGATTGCTGTCATCAAAAGCGATGTCGTACCGGCAACGGGGTGTACGGAACCGATCTCGTTAGCCTTTGCGGCGGCAACGGCGGCCCGTTATTTGGGCGAAGACGTTATTTCCGTAAAAGCTCGTGTTTCGGCCAATTTGATGAAGAACGGCATGGGCGTCATGGTTCCCGGTACGGGGCGTCCCGGGCTCGTGATCGCCGCTGCTGTCGGGGCTCTCGGCGGCGATGCCGACGCCGGCCTTCAGGTTCTGCGGCAGTTGTCCGCAAGCGTTGTGGAGCAGGGCATGATGATGGTTGATAACGGCGCGGTTACCGTCGGAGTCAATAAGGAAACGGATCACGTCCTTTATGCCGAAGCTTGCGTGTACGGTGAAAAGCATTATGTTAAAGCCGTTATCGTCGATGATCATACGAATATCCTTTCTATTGAAAAAGACGGCGAAGTTATTTTTTCGGCAGCGGCGCAAGATAACGGCGAAGGTGACGACAAAAAGGCCTTTCTTCATACGCTTTCCGTAAAGGAAATACTTGCTTTTGCCGAACAGGCGCCGCTTGAAGAGATCCGTTTTATCAAAGAAGCGGAGGACCTGAATGACGCGCTTTCGAAGGAAGGGTTGACCGGCAAGTACGGATTGAAGATAGGACGTACGTTGCAGGATGCTCAGGAGTCGGGTATGACGGGGAAAGATTTGCAGAATGAGATCCTGATTCGCACGGTGGCGGCCTCTGACGCCCGCATGGGCGGTGCTGCGTATCCGGCCATGACGAATTCGGGATCAGGGAATCAGGGAATAGCCGTGACGGAACCGGTTACCGTTGTCGCCGATTATCTTCATGCCGATGAGGAAACGCGGCTTCGCGCGCTGATTTTGGCGAGCATGACGGCGATTTATATTCACGGGTACTTGCCGAAGCTTTCCGCTTTTTGTGCTACCGTTACAGCCGCCATGGGGGCTGCAGCCGGAATGGCCTGGTTGCTCGACAGGGAACATGGGCTGGAGCGGATCGGCCAGGTTATCTGCTCGATGACCGGCGACGTTGCGGGAATGATCTGTGACGGCGCTGCCAACAGCTGCTCTATGAAGGTATCAACGGCTGTCAGTGCGGCTTATAAGGCGACGGTATTAGCGTTGAACGGGACGCGTGTCAGCGGCGACGACGGACTCGTTGCCAATGATGTGGAGGAATCGATTCGCAATATCGGACTCCTGGCGTCCAAGGGGATGCAGCAGACAGATGATGAAGTGCTGGATATTATGCTGCACAAGAATCAAGGCGACCGTCGCCAATAG
- a CDS encoding pyridoxamine 5'-phosphate oxidase family protein, with amino-acid sequence MFREMRRKRQLLSEAETVAVMERGTAGVLALLDQDGYTYAVPLSYVYNRAEKRIFFHSATSGHKLEAIAHHQKVSFCVIDQDQIVPEELTTYFRSAIAFGEIYAVTDEAAKVAALKLLGAKYLPSDPVRVMQSVEKSLAAVTILAMTVEKLSGKEAIELVRAKAAKGR; translated from the coding sequence ATGTTCAGAGAAATGAGAAGGAAGCGGCAACTGTTGAGTGAGGCGGAAACGGTTGCCGTAATGGAGCGCGGCACTGCCGGTGTGCTGGCGCTTCTTGATCAGGACGGATATACCTATGCCGTACCGCTCAGCTATGTCTATAACCGTGCGGAAAAGCGGATTTTTTTTCATTCGGCTACATCCGGCCATAAGCTGGAGGCTATTGCTCACCATCAGAAGGTTTCCTTCTGTGTCATTGATCAGGATCAGATCGTTCCGGAAGAATTAACGACCTATTTTCGCAGCGCCATTGCCTTTGGAGAAATATATGCGGTAACCGATGAGGCGGCAAAAGTTGCGGCACTTAAGCTGCTCGGCGCGAAATATTTGCCGTCTGACCCGGTACGGGTGATGCAGTCTGTCGAGAAATCGCTGGCGGCAGTGACGATTTTGGCGATGACTGTTGAGAAACTGAGCGGCAAGGAAGCGATCGAATTGGTTCGCGCCAAAGCGGCGAAGGGGCGATAA
- a CDS encoding amidohydrolase, whose protein sequence is MNFKDLSEQLEQYIIERRRYFHAHPELSFEEVNTTKEIAKELTAMGLDVHVYPDYPGCWALIKGGKATPKSKTVALRADIDALPVEEHTGLPFASENKGVMHACGHDCHIAMLLGGVKMLLSHKAELAGNVKIIFQAAEESCYGARYYIENGFLDDVDAIYGTHIWGDFDSPYMNFDNGPRMASCDNFQIIVEGKSAHGSAPHQGTDAIVTAADIISQIQTLVARKNNPINPLVITIGEITGGQRFNIIANKVTMKGTIRTHSKEVRESVEGWIRNLIENIAKAHEAKATLLYEPYLIPVINEHEMLNGIAEKAAIKLFGKEALGPLAKMMGSEDFALYMEKVPGIFGFVGARNAALGIVEKNHNDRFTVDESVLKRGAAMYAQFAYDYLEAMTSSNL, encoded by the coding sequence ATGAATTTCAAAGATCTATCCGAACAGTTGGAACAATACATTATCGAAAGGCGCCGATATTTCCATGCTCACCCCGAACTTTCTTTCGAAGAAGTAAATACGACAAAAGAAATTGCTAAAGAGTTGACAGCCATGGGATTGGACGTTCACGTCTATCCAGATTACCCCGGTTGCTGGGCTCTGATTAAGGGCGGTAAAGCGACGCCAAAGAGCAAGACGGTCGCTTTACGTGCCGATATTGATGCGTTGCCGGTAGAAGAACATACAGGACTTCCCTTTGCAAGTGAAAACAAAGGGGTCATGCATGCTTGCGGGCACGATTGCCACATAGCCATGTTACTCGGCGGAGTCAAAATGTTACTGTCGCATAAAGCTGAATTGGCCGGCAATGTGAAAATTATTTTCCAAGCTGCAGAAGAATCCTGCTATGGCGCTCGATACTACATAGAAAACGGATTTCTGGACGACGTGGACGCAATATACGGAACACATATATGGGGAGATTTTGATTCACCGTATATGAATTTCGACAACGGCCCGAGAATGGCCAGTTGCGACAATTTCCAAATTATCGTTGAAGGAAAGTCCGCACATGGTTCCGCGCCTCATCAAGGAACAGATGCAATTGTAACGGCTGCCGACATTATCAGCCAAATACAAACTCTGGTGGCAAGGAAAAACAATCCCATTAATCCCCTGGTTATCACTATCGGAGAGATTACCGGCGGACAACGTTTCAATATTATTGCTAACAAAGTAACCATGAAAGGAACGATCCGTACACATTCAAAAGAAGTGCGCGAAAGCGTTGAAGGCTGGATTCGCAACTTGATCGAAAATATTGCCAAAGCCCATGAAGCAAAGGCGACATTGCTATACGAACCATATTTAATTCCTGTCATTAATGAACACGAAATGTTAAACGGTATTGCAGAAAAAGCGGCCATTAAATTATTCGGAAAAGAAGCCCTAGGCCCTCTCGCCAAAATGATGGGAAGCGAAGATTTCGCCCTTTACATGGAAAAGGTCCCGGGAATATTCGGCTTCGTCGGCGCCAGAAACGCCGCTTTGGGAATTGTTGAAAAGAATCATAACGACCGCTTCACCGTTGATGAAAGCGTGCTCAAACGAGGAGCCGCCATGTACGCCCAATTCGCCTATGACTATTTGGAAGCGATGACATCATCCAACTTATAA
- a CDS encoding helix-turn-helix transcriptional regulator: MDTNNTLVMYEKLVAFLGEVLGDQCEVVLHDMRNLEHSVIAIANGQVSGREVGCPATDFVLKLLQLGKDKRAEYITNYFGKNKDGQILRSSSYFIHDDAGKVLGVLCINYNLQEYLRVRDALDNAFLLKRDKQSKMVIHSASENNLLTVISENLSQTADETIDSIISKELMQYAVDPKRFSQKERLAVVKNLYDNGLFLLKGGIGALAKRLGVSEPTVYRYINTVKNG, translated from the coding sequence ATGGACACCAATAATACATTAGTCATGTACGAAAAATTGGTAGCTTTTCTTGGGGAGGTGTTAGGCGATCAATGCGAAGTTGTGCTGCATGATATGCGGAATTTGGAGCACTCCGTCATTGCGATTGCCAATGGGCAGGTTAGCGGCAGGGAAGTAGGATGTCCTGCGACGGATTTCGTATTAAAACTGTTGCAATTAGGAAAAGATAAAAGGGCGGAATATATTACCAATTATTTCGGAAAAAATAAGGATGGACAGATTTTGCGATCGTCGTCTTATTTTATTCATGACGATGCCGGGAAGGTACTTGGTGTTCTTTGTATTAATTATAATCTTCAGGAATATTTGCGAGTGAGAGATGCGTTGGATAATGCATTTCTGTTGAAAAGGGACAAACAAAGCAAAATGGTCATTCATTCGGCAAGTGAGAACAATCTTTTAACCGTAATATCGGAAAATCTGTCTCAGACTGCAGATGAAACAATTGATAGCATTATTAGTAAAGAACTCATGCAGTATGCTGTTGATCCGAAACGGTTTTCACAAAAAGAACGACTGGCAGTAGTAAAAAATTTATATGACAATGGATTGTTTTTATTGAAAGGCGGGATTGGAGCGTTGGCAAAGAGGCTTGGCGTTTCTGAGCCGACGGTGTACCGATATATCAATACTGTAAAAAATGGATAA
- a CDS encoding pyridoxamine 5'-phosphate oxidase family protein, translated as MRRKDRELSAEEGMAILRDGEYGVLSTQGDKYPYGVPMSYVTDGKAIYLHGAAARGLRSRNMEAHETVSFTVVGATEVLPAAFSTNYSSVIVFGRATRIEGEEKRKALQLFVAKYSPAFREEGARYIEKAAAATGVYKITIDFLTARSRR; from the coding sequence ATGCGCAGAAAAGATAGAGAATTATCTGCTGAAGAAGGAATGGCTATTTTACGGGACGGCGAATACGGCGTTCTGTCGACGCAGGGAGACAAATATCCTTACGGCGTACCTATGAGTTACGTTACAGACGGCAAGGCCATCTACCTGCACGGCGCCGCGGCGAGGGGGCTGCGGTCACGCAATATGGAAGCTCATGAAACGGTGTCATTTACCGTTGTCGGAGCAACGGAGGTATTACCGGCTGCTTTCAGTACGAACTATAGCAGCGTGATCGTTTTCGGACGGGCAACGCGGATAGAAGGAGAAGAAAAACGAAAAGCATTGCAGTTGTTTGTCGCAAAATACAGTCCCGCTTTTCGGGAAGAAGGCGCCCGCTATATCGAGAAGGCTGCAGCGGCAACGGGCGTTTACAAGATTACCATTGATTTTCTGACTGCGAGGAGCCGCAGATAA
- a CDS encoding 2-hydroxyacid dehydrogenase: MTDKTIVLISGPINKHVLPPLERDGRFEIRKPEKGLHFTAEELKSKISDAQILIVAYQSVITREILSAGERLGLVIQPFVGYENVDVDACTALGIPFCNTASIGTEAVAELGMALVFAAYRNLPQNCAYAKSGGWQRRGAAPFLFGQTVGGSVMGILGLGHIGLRLAELAQGCGMTVLYHNRRRHEAAESAGMTWVTTDELYKAADIVADVLPLTAETKHFVDRAAFRKMKDSALFLNIGRGDTVDTTALTEALRTGEIAKAALDVIDIEPLPPQHALYQMDNVIITPHIGGMTRQSWAAKGNGTAANIISFCNGQGVRDCVNGRALGIRENKKVRL; the protein is encoded by the coding sequence ATGACAGATAAAACGATCGTCCTAATAAGCGGTCCGATCAATAAACACGTATTACCGCCATTGGAACGGGATGGCAGGTTTGAGATCAGAAAGCCGGAAAAGGGACTGCATTTTACAGCGGAAGAGTTGAAAAGCAAGATCAGCGATGCGCAGATACTTATCGTTGCCTATCAAAGCGTGATTACAAGGGAGATACTGTCGGCAGGAGAAAGGCTGGGCCTTGTCATACAGCCCTTTGTCGGCTATGAAAATGTTGACGTAGACGCTTGTACCGCGTTGGGGATCCCCTTTTGTAATACGGCGTCTATCGGTACGGAAGCTGTTGCCGAATTGGGCATGGCGTTGGTTTTCGCCGCATATCGCAATTTGCCGCAGAACTGCGCTTATGCCAAGAGCGGCGGCTGGCAGCGCCGCGGGGCGGCGCCGTTCCTCTTCGGACAGACTGTCGGCGGTTCCGTTATGGGCATCCTGGGACTGGGACATATCGGGCTTCGGCTGGCCGAGTTGGCGCAAGGGTGCGGCATGACCGTTCTTTATCATAATCGACGCCGCCATGAAGCGGCAGAATCGGCCGGTATGACTTGGGTCACGACAGATGAGCTGTACAAAGCGGCCGATATCGTTGCCGATGTCTTGCCGTTGACGGCGGAAACGAAACATTTCGTCGATAGAGCAGCTTTTCGAAAAATGAAGGACAGCGCACTCTTTCTGAACATCGGCCGCGGGGATACCGTTGATACGACGGCCTTGACGGAAGCCCTCAGGACGGGGGAAATTGCCAAGGCGGCACTTGACGTCATTGACATCGAACCGCTGCCGCCGCAGCATGCGTTGTACCAAATGGACAATGTCATTATTACGCCTCATATCGGCGGCATGACGCGGCAGTCATGGGCGGCTAAGGGAAACGGAACGGCGGCCAATATTATTTCTTTCTGCAACGGACAGGGCGTGCGGGACTGTGTCAACGGCCGAGCGCTGGGAATAAGGGAAAATAAAAAAGTCCGTTTATAG